A stretch of DNA from Leptospira wolffii serovar Khorat str. Khorat-H2:
CATGTATTCCACGGCGGCATACCAGGCAGGAAAACAATTCTCCGCGTCGGAGATCCTACGTAGAAATTTAGATCGCGGATTTCCGGAGCCGATATCCGTATTTTATTTGGAACTTTCTCCGGAGACGGCGTTATCGCGCTTACAGAGTAGAAATGAAAAGACGGAAAGATTCGAAACTCTTTCCGTCTTGCGTAAAATCTCCGAAGCCTACGAGGAAATTCTTCCTACAAATACAATCCGCTTGGATGCGAAATTGGCTCCGGAGCGATTGGTGGAATTGGCGGAAGAAAGAATATCTTATTGAAGAACCGAGGAATCCAAATGCTTCAGAGTTTCCTCGTGAATGGAAGCTTCTTTTTCCAATTGGATGGCGAGTTCGATCAGTTTCTTTTTGCGAGCGACTCCCGTTTCCTTTTTGGGTTCGGAAACGGCGAGTTCTCTCAAATGACTTGCCTCGTTTCTCTTTTTCTTGGCTAAATTTCGCAGATATTTTCCTACGATCTCTTTTTGCTCCGCAGTGGATAAACTTTCCAC
This window harbors:
- a CDS encoding LIC10421/LIC12816 family protein, coding for MKYRFLAWILAVLALFPFSVSSFSAEEETRLIEKALVESLSTAEQKEIVGKYLRNLAKKKRNEASHLRELAVSEPKKETGVARKKKLIELAIQLEKEASIHEETLKHLDSSVLQ
- the tmk gene encoding dTMP kinase yields the protein MTYTPGFYVFEGLDGSGKSTLCRLLLDRLVSKGVPCISFAEPTKYESGIFLRRFLSGEIELSPEEQIQAFLDDRAVSLERNILPALREKKIVLLDRYMYSTAAYQAGKQFSASEILRRNLDRGFPEPISVFYLELSPETALSRLQSRNEKTERFETLSVLRKISEAYEEILPTNTIRLDAKLAPERLVELAEERISY